From a single Gemmatimonadales bacterium genomic region:
- a CDS encoding prepilin-type N-terminal cleavage/methylation domain-containing protein produces MKRDGFTLIEVLIAVVVLTIAVTGLGQFMAKYQHSTSTATLLSSMTSIAKERLELVRADPRYTTLTTLYGTGASADTTGFPRYPSVRRTTTVVRDQSGNPARDRTTVTVRVFATNGISRDTVRLTAVIARP; encoded by the coding sequence ATGAAACGTGACGGCTTCACGCTGATCGAGGTACTCATTGCCGTCGTCGTGCTGACGATCGCGGTCACCGGCCTCGGGCAGTTTATGGCGAAGTATCAGCATTCCACCTCGACGGCCACGCTGCTTTCGAGCATGACAAGCATTGCCAAAGAGCGACTCGAGCTGGTCCGCGCCGACCCCCGGTACACCACGCTCACGACCCTTTACGGCACCGGTGCCAGCGCCGACACCACGGGATTCCCACGGTACCCCAGCGTGCGCCGCACCACCACGGTTGTCCGTGATCAGAGCGGCAACCCCGCCCGCGACCGAACCACCGTGACGGTTCGGGTCTTTGCGACCAACGGTATCAGCAGGGACACGGTGCGTCTCACCGCCGTGATCGCACGCCCATGA
- a CDS encoding fibronectin type III domain-containing protein translates to MTSTRGSVRLRSTAGFSLVELLITLVVLTLVMGTTVMFFQTQSRSFARGNESIDVLQNARFSVTHVERILRTLGAGVTGEQPMLVYGGNDVVAFNTDFTETDTTDFRWAVNWNPSIPAEDAMVWRVENASTIPNTVITYPPKTFVLGNGLPSPAETKIFWLAPDTTTARGDDYVLWERTNNGQPEYIARNILAYPGRPFFQYFLDRRTVGVPNLVIAAGADLPLRRRVLESTFSSADSSNAVRPDSVRAVRINLRISNGKTGAEERTRDFSQLIQVPNNGLPSPVVCGRSPLPPASVTTIADTTGAAIVHLRWTRSPDHGGGEFDVRQYVVYVRPDTATVWRDPLILVPADSLLTYQTPIGGLASGETYRFGVIAQDCTPSSSTVISTTAVAP, encoded by the coding sequence ATGACGAGCACTCGCGGTTCGGTTCGTTTGCGCAGCACGGCCGGCTTCTCGCTGGTCGAACTGCTGATCACGCTGGTCGTCCTGACGCTGGTCATGGGAACGACCGTAATGTTCTTTCAGACGCAGAGTCGCAGCTTTGCCCGGGGCAACGAGAGCATCGACGTGCTCCAGAACGCGCGCTTTTCCGTGACCCATGTGGAGCGGATTCTGCGCACCTTGGGCGCTGGCGTCACCGGCGAACAGCCGATGCTGGTCTACGGAGGCAACGACGTCGTTGCGTTCAATACCGACTTTACCGAGACCGACACCACCGATTTTCGCTGGGCCGTCAACTGGAACCCATCGATCCCGGCCGAAGACGCGATGGTATGGCGGGTCGAGAACGCTTCGACCATTCCCAACACGGTCATTACGTACCCACCGAAAACGTTCGTCCTGGGCAACGGCCTGCCAAGCCCTGCTGAAACCAAGATCTTCTGGCTGGCTCCGGACACGACGACGGCGCGCGGGGACGACTATGTGCTCTGGGAGCGCACCAACAACGGCCAGCCGGAATACATTGCCCGCAACATTCTGGCGTATCCCGGGCGCCCGTTCTTCCAGTACTTTCTCGACCGCCGAACCGTGGGCGTTCCGAATCTCGTGATCGCAGCCGGAGCCGACCTTCCCCTGCGGCGTCGGGTTCTGGAATCGACCTTCAGCTCGGCGGACAGTTCCAACGCCGTGCGACCGGACAGTGTTCGGGCCGTTCGGATCAACCTCCGCATCTCCAATGGCAAGACCGGTGCGGAGGAACGGACTCGGGACTTCTCGCAGCTGATCCAGGTGCCCAACAACGGGTTGCCGAGCCCGGTCGTCTGTGGCCGGTCACCGCTTCCACCGGCAAGCGTTACGACGATTGCCGACACGACGGGCGCAGCCATCGTTCACCTTCGCTGGACCCGGTCACCCGACCACGGCGGAGGCGAGTTCGACGTGCGTCAGTACGTCGTCTACGTCCGACCGGACACAGCAACCGTCTGGCGGGACCCGCTGATCCTCGTACCGGCAGACAGTCTGTTGACGTACCAGACCCCGATCGGCGGGCTCGCCTCGGGGGAAACCTACCGATTCGGCGTCATCGCGCAGGACTGCACGCCCAGTTCGTCCACCGTGATCTCGACGACGGCGGTTGCGCCATGA